In Lonchura striata isolate bLonStr1 chromosome 2, bLonStr1.mat, whole genome shotgun sequence, a single genomic region encodes these proteins:
- the MAEL gene encoding protein maelstrom homolog — protein sequence MARRGGRRSAFACFVHDQLPELERRGLPVARMADAVPYCCHAWESLTEEEKAVYAEKARTWNSKKRSQKTVKETCNALDPVPAPLTTNMPTATPLPDASALSWKNDQDMVADIFYFLDIYSYGKLPPHCEQRFLPCEIGCVRYSLQDGIVADFHHFIDPEVPPCGFWYHCQAASDETHKIPITGFHLPRSCYALVLQELVEFAQPARGAQLRFFCRSNDRFRINWCLGRMASITGIESHWELFAVEDLIMKLYQKKYQKEPSKIWVYRKLDVCLWDFSSNTRCKWHEEIDIACCALASCKKMGYCISKSFASVYGVPLTAAHLPLQDLDCDQNTNTRIVKLDAGHTQKMKDESSGYDKPLGSSRQDQELVPSNCDFPCGVKTSPCGASVVQGRGAIRLLRSASDLSKSFSN from the exons AtggcgcggcgcggcggccgccgcAGCGCCTTCGCCTGCTTCGTGCACGACCAGCTGCCCGAGCTGGAGCGCCGCGGGCTGCCCGTGGCCCGCATGGCGGACGCCGTGCCCTACTGCTGCCACGCGTGGGAG TCCCTGACAGAGGAAGAGAAGGCAGTGTATGCAGAGAAGGCTCGTACATGGAATAGCAAGAAACGCTCTCAGAAGACAGTAAAGGAG ACTTGTAATGCGCTTGATCCGGTTCCTGCTCCTCTGACCACAAACATGCCCACTGCTACTCCTTTGCCAGATGCCTCTGCTCTGTCTTGGAAGAATGATCAGG atatgGTTGCAGACATATTCTACTTCCTGGACATCTACAGCTATGGGAAGCTGCCACCCCACTGCGAGCAGCGCTTCCTTCCCTGTGAGATTGGGTGTGTCAGATACTCCCTACAAGATGGCATTGTGGCTGATTTCCACCACTTCATAGATCCAG AAGTACCACCATGTGGTTTTTGGTACCACTGCCAGGCTGCCA GTGATGAAACCCACAAGATCCCTATAACGGGATTTCACCTTCCTCGTTCTTGCTACGCACTTGTCCTGCAGGAACTTGTTGAGTTtgcccagccagccagaggTGCTCAGCTTCGCTTCTTCTGCAGG tcTAATGACAGATTCCGAATTAACTGGTGTCTTGGTCGAATGGCCAGCATAACAG GCATTGAGAGCCACTGGGAGCTTTTTGCAGTAGAAGACCTGATAATGAAACTGTACCAGAAGAAATACCAAAAGGAGCCATCCAAGATCTGGGTGTACAGAAAACTGGATGTCTGCCTGTGGGATTTCTCCAGTAATACCAG GTGCAAGTGGCATGAGGAGATTGATATtgcctgctgtgctctggcatCCTGTAAGAAAATGGG TTACTGCATCAGTAAATCCTTCGCTAGTGTGTATGGAGTGCCACTAACAGCAGCTCACCTCCCTCTGCAAGATTTGGATTGtgatcaaaacacaaataccaggATTGTGAAACTGGATGCTGGACACACCCAg aaaatgaaagatgaGAGTTCTGGATATGACAAACCTTTGGGTTCTTCAAGACAGGATCAAGAGCTTGTCCCCTCTAATT GTGACTTTCCGTGTGGTGTGAAGACCTCCCCTTGTGGAGCGAGTGTTGTACAAGGAAGAGGAGCTATTCGATTGCTGAGAAGTGCATCTGATCTATCCAAGTCTTTCAGTAACTGA
- the GPA33 gene encoding cell surface A33 antigen, which translates to MRGTAMKGLGLLIFSAVVVPAHTLIVEAPEKQIQVARGRNATLRCNFKTNSAVDRGDLVVWKKINSKVDAVSRYFDGLVQYGEGYDHRIQFIGDVDSGDISITIGAVTMEDNGTYVCSVRLRADPPRTSALQDLFVLVAPSKPECKILGTPEYGQTINLTCASHEGSPTPRYTWKSFNMQNEPRLLPYAEGQQITLKNISADTSGFYIYTATNVVGTEFCNMTVSVVPPSMNIALYAGIIGGVVAAIVVIGIIAYCCCCRESKDSDYEMTVQEDRNEPSRQMPTRHESIGEDVENA; encoded by the exons ATGAGGGGGACAGCAATGAAAGGACTTGGGCTGCTCATTTTCAGTGCAG TTGTGGTGCCTGCTCACACCCTCATTGTGGAAGCACCTGAGAAGCAAATCCAAGTggcaagaggaagaaatgcTACCCTGCgctgtaattttaaaacaaactcaGCTGTTGACAGAGGAGACCTGGTTGTCTGGAAGAAAATCAATAGCAAG GTTGACGCGGTGTCGCGGTACTTCGACGGGCTGGTGCAGTACGGGGAGGGCTACGACCACCGCATCCAGTTCATCGGCGACGTTGACAGCGGGGACATCAGCATCACCATCGGCGCCGTCACCATGGAGGACAACGGCACCTACGTCTGCAGCGTCCGCCTCCGCGCCGACCCGCCGCGCACCTCCGCGCTCCAGGACCTCTTCGTCCTCG ttGCACCATCGAAGCCTGAATGCAAGATTCTGGGGACACCAGAATATGGACAAACAATCAACCTGACCTGTGCTTCTCACGAGGGCTCCCCAACACCCAGATACACCTGGAAAAGCTTCAATATGCAAAATGAGCCCCGTTTACTACCATACGCAGAAG GGCAACAAATAACTCTGAAGAACATCTCAGCAGACACCTCTGGCTTTTACATCTACACTGCAACAAATGTTGTGGGAACGGAGTTTTGCAACATGACAGTCAGCGTTGTGCCAC CATCCATGAACATAGCTCTGTATGCTGGCATCATTGGGGGAGTTGTTGCTGCCATTGTGGTGATTGGGATCATTGCctattgctgctgctgccgggaAAGCAAGGACAGCGACTATGAGATGAC GGTGCAAGAAGACAGAAATGAACCCTCCAGGCAGATGCCAACAAGGCATGAGAGCATAGGGGAGGATGTGGAAAATGCATGA